One genomic region from Euzebya tangerina encodes:
- a CDS encoding carboxymuconolactone decarboxylase family protein: MMTLPPGSAIAPELRQWAVTDVAGEPLDEGNEILRFLSASPDHAADVLQVHFERWLRSPLGPRLTELVRLAVAQQTGCPVCQSVRRPAAHREGVDEDLIYAVLRDPTSAGLTDRETLAVTYAGALAGDHSQIDDQTYEALRDHFTDTEIVELALIAASFLAQGRILETLTRGQVCPVQDVTGGSHV; this comes from the coding sequence ATGATGACCCTCCCACCCGGCTCGGCGATCGCACCGGAGCTACGACAGTGGGCCGTTACAGACGTAGCGGGAGAACCGCTGGACGAGGGCAACGAGATCCTCAGGTTCCTGTCCGCCAGTCCGGATCACGCCGCGGACGTCCTCCAGGTCCACTTCGAGCGCTGGCTCCGGTCGCCGCTCGGGCCCCGCCTGACCGAACTGGTCCGCCTGGCCGTCGCGCAGCAGACCGGGTGTCCGGTGTGCCAGTCCGTCCGACGACCCGCTGCCCATCGCGAGGGCGTGGACGAGGATCTGATCTACGCCGTGCTCCGCGACCCGACCAGCGCCGGCCTCACCGACCGAGAGACCTTGGCGGTCACCTACGCAGGCGCGCTGGCGGGCGACCACAGCCAGATCGACGACCAGACCTACGAGGCGCTCCGCGACCACTTCACCGACACCGAGATCGTCGAGCTCGCGCTGATCGCCGCGTCGTTCCTGGCCCAGGGCAGGATCCTCGAGACCCTGACCCGTGGCCAGGTCTGTCCCGTCCAAGACGTCACCGGAGGCTCCCATGTCTGA
- a CDS encoding phosphotransferase family protein codes for MLHAHLGQGAVCRSVERGPIGNGQETWFLHLSGPDGSPASADEVQRRLVLRRTAPAGPLEWTSRTAEATVMRAAAAAGVPVPEVHLVETDPEVLGAPFMLMDFVPGVPLVRTPRAQREQLSADLMTHLAALHRAGLADPDERDAAEATRAEISRWRRRAVGNAVPPPPLVEGLLSWAHAAVPAALAEVPAVQLWGDAGAHNALGEAGEVTGLLDWELAHFGHPLEDLAAAIWMEGDHGVPQRALVEAYEAAAEHSVDPEVLRFFLALTCVTRSIMILAGAAAFATGRSNAPNLAGLGLDLPAQTLGRAAELAGWGTVEDRSAEIGSAESAAADPTTEAQTGVGPRPSGAEIDEGVARFLRDDVLPMIDDGRTRRGLKTAAALLETAAVRAHHEPAVQSRRTMAEAGLRATLRDRGLTGDLGEIAARVESEDVLADLRPAVRRFLLDDLALDRALLGPLRRLYE; via the coding sequence GTGCTGCACGCTCACCTGGGTCAGGGAGCGGTGTGCCGGTCGGTCGAGCGCGGCCCGATCGGCAACGGCCAGGAAACCTGGTTCCTCCATCTGTCCGGCCCCGATGGCTCGCCTGCGTCGGCCGACGAGGTGCAGCGGCGACTGGTCCTGCGGCGAACCGCTCCGGCCGGGCCGCTCGAGTGGACCAGCCGGACCGCGGAGGCAACGGTCATGCGCGCCGCGGCCGCGGCCGGTGTGCCGGTCCCGGAGGTGCACCTGGTCGAGACCGATCCCGAGGTGCTGGGCGCCCCCTTCATGCTGATGGACTTCGTGCCGGGCGTCCCCCTGGTGCGCACCCCGAGGGCGCAGCGCGAGCAGCTCTCCGCGGACCTGATGACCCACCTGGCGGCCCTGCACCGAGCTGGTCTGGCAGACCCCGACGAGCGAGATGCCGCCGAGGCGACCCGTGCCGAGATCAGCCGGTGGCGACGCCGCGCTGTGGGGAACGCCGTCCCACCACCTCCGCTGGTCGAGGGGTTGTTGTCGTGGGCCCACGCGGCGGTCCCGGCGGCGCTCGCCGAGGTGCCGGCCGTCCAGTTGTGGGGCGACGCCGGCGCGCACAACGCCTTGGGTGAGGCCGGCGAGGTGACGGGGCTGCTGGACTGGGAGTTGGCGCACTTCGGCCATCCACTGGAGGATCTGGCCGCGGCCATCTGGATGGAGGGGGACCACGGCGTCCCCCAGCGGGCGCTCGTGGAGGCGTACGAGGCGGCAGCGGAGCACTCCGTGGACCCGGAGGTGCTGCGGTTCTTCTTGGCCCTCACCTGCGTGACCCGATCCATCATGATCCTGGCCGGTGCCGCGGCCTTCGCCACCGGCCGCTCCAACGCGCCGAACCTGGCTGGGCTCGGGCTCGATCTGCCAGCACAGACCCTCGGTCGCGCAGCCGAGCTGGCCGGCTGGGGAACGGTGGAGGACCGCTCGGCGGAGATCGGATCGGCGGAGTCTGCGGCGGCGGACCCCACCACCGAAGCGCAGACGGGTGTGGGACCCCGACCCAGTGGTGCCGAGATCGACGAGGGTGTCGCCCGCTTTCTCCGCGACGACGTGCTGCCGATGATCGACGACGGCCGGACCCGCCGTGGACTGAAGACGGCGGCGGCGCTGCTCGAGACAGCCGCCGTGCGGGCACACCACGAGCCGGCTGTTCAGTCACGGCGGACCATGGCTGAAGCCGGCCTCCGAGCCACGCTGCGCGACCGCGGGCTCACCGGCGACCTGGGGGAGATCGCCGCTCGCGTGGAGTCCGAGGATGTCCTGGCTGACCTCCGTCCGGCTGTCCGTCGGTTCCTCCTCGACGATCTCGCCCTGGACCGCGCCCTCCTGGGGCCCCTGCGTCGCCTGTACGAGTAG
- a CDS encoding TetR/AcrR family transcriptional regulator, translating into MSDVEVEHVSDELPDRTPREREILDAAATVFHQKGYGAATIQDIADAVGILKGSLYYYINSKEDLLFEVLRDAHHVSRVHLEEAKAVEGDALIKLRAFMELHIKSNITNRVMIGVYFHDFRSLTPERRAMFMGGPDDHETYVLELIELGKEQGLIRPDVDVRMTGLALMGMMNWVYQWYSPDEVGGVTPKQLATAFADLALRGLDDRSEHEWPSASMTNALGELVQQR; encoded by the coding sequence ATGAGTGACGTCGAGGTCGAGCACGTGAGCGACGAACTGCCGGATCGGACACCCCGGGAGCGCGAGATCCTGGATGCCGCCGCCACGGTGTTCCACCAGAAGGGGTACGGCGCCGCCACCATCCAGGACATCGCGGACGCCGTCGGGATCCTGAAGGGGAGCCTGTACTACTACATCAACTCCAAGGAGGACCTGCTGTTCGAGGTGCTCCGTGACGCCCATCACGTCTCCCGCGTGCACCTGGAAGAGGCCAAGGCCGTCGAGGGCGACGCGCTGATCAAGCTTCGCGCGTTCATGGAACTGCACATCAAGTCCAACATCACCAACCGGGTGATGATCGGCGTCTACTTCCACGACTTCCGATCGCTGACGCCGGAACGGCGAGCCATGTTCATGGGCGGCCCGGACGATCACGAGACCTACGTCCTCGAGCTCATCGAACTGGGCAAGGAGCAGGGCCTGATCCGCCCCGACGTCGACGTCCGCATGACCGGCCTGGCGCTGATGGGGATGATGAACTGGGTCTACCAGTGGTACTCACCCGACGAGGTTGGCGGCGTGACCCCCAAGCAGTTGGCGACCGCCTTCGCCGACCTGGCGTTGCGTGGCCTCGACGATCGCTCGGAGCACGAGTGGCCGTCGGCCAGCATGACCAACGCCCTCGGTGAGCTGGTGCAGCAGCGGTGA
- a CDS encoding TetR/AcrR family transcriptional regulator has translation MPSVSTQQQAESPERSARADEIRRTAAKIFHEKGYEGTSIQDIADAVGILKGSLYYYINSKEDLLFDVIRSAHDQGLQDAAHWSSSDARPAARLRAAIRQHVISNLSRLVEVGVFFHDFRSLSDDRRAEIVADRDYYDARLRQLVIDGQEAGEFDATQDPKLVVLGMLGMMNWVYQWYSPEGPQSPEAIADSFADLILGGLVVRSAG, from the coding sequence ATGCCCAGTGTGAGCACACAGCAGCAGGCCGAGTCGCCGGAGCGGTCCGCTCGTGCAGACGAGATCCGCCGGACCGCCGCAAAGATCTTCCATGAGAAGGGGTACGAGGGCACCTCCATCCAGGACATCGCGGATGCCGTCGGGATCCTCAAGGGCAGCCTCTACTACTACATCAACTCCAAAGAGGACCTGCTCTTCGACGTCATCCGGTCCGCACATGACCAGGGCCTGCAGGACGCAGCCCACTGGAGCTCGAGCGACGCTCGCCCCGCGGCCCGTCTGCGCGCCGCCATCAGACAGCACGTGATCAGCAACCTCTCGCGCCTCGTCGAGGTCGGAGTGTTCTTCCACGACTTCCGGTCGCTCAGTGACGATCGTCGTGCTGAGATCGTCGCCGATCGGGACTACTACGACGCGCGGCTTCGCCAGCTGGTGATCGACGGTCAGGAAGCCGGCGAGTTCGACGCCACCCAGGATCCCAAGCTCGTCGTCCTCGGCATGTTGGGGATGATGAACTGGGTCTATCAGTGGTACTCGCCGGAGGGTCCGCAGTCGCCCGAGGCCATCGCCGACAGCTTCGCCGACCTCATCCTGGGAGGTCTGGTCGTTCGTTCGGCGGGCTGA
- a CDS encoding DMT family transporter, with product MSPIQRLTPRAARLLLVMAMGLWGLQFVANHELLDVLSAVDIVVIRFIVVFVVVLAAVATVPSLRPRFTRLDVGIMLLAGGLAVPGAQLMLAQGQNFLAPAMAGLVVATQPAITAALSSLLLRERLGRVAWVGTVLALTGAGTVVVFATGGGTELTVANPWGAALVLGAQVSFAGYTVLTKAVQGRTAPLTLTFSGLLAGSIWLLPLLPAVVGQLGALEGLRWLWFVQLVVGGTLIPYIIWNLALTVLDAAETASYTYLVPLFGVLWSWAILREDLSTVGLAGGVVIVIGVVMTQVGGASRSAMTPDPVPEPTGHEA from the coding sequence GTGAGCCCGATCCAGCGGCTCACCCCCAGGGCAGCGCGGCTGCTCCTGGTCATGGCCATGGGGCTGTGGGGACTGCAGTTCGTCGCGAACCACGAGCTCCTGGACGTGCTGAGCGCGGTCGACATCGTGGTGATCCGCTTCATCGTCGTGTTCGTCGTCGTGCTTGCCGCCGTGGCGACCGTCCCCTCCCTGCGACCGCGATTCACCCGGCTGGACGTCGGGATCATGCTGCTGGCTGGCGGGCTGGCGGTACCGGGGGCTCAGCTGATGCTGGCGCAGGGCCAGAACTTCCTGGCACCGGCCATGGCCGGGCTGGTGGTCGCAACCCAACCGGCGATCACGGCGGCGCTGTCGTCGCTGCTCCTACGCGAGCGGCTGGGTCGCGTCGCGTGGGTGGGGACGGTCCTCGCACTCACCGGCGCCGGGACGGTTGTCGTGTTCGCCACCGGAGGGGGGACGGAGCTCACGGTGGCCAACCCCTGGGGCGCCGCCCTGGTGCTCGGAGCCCAGGTCTCATTCGCCGGGTACACGGTCCTGACCAAGGCGGTGCAGGGGCGGACGGCACCGTTGACGCTGACGTTCTCGGGGCTGCTGGCCGGCTCGATCTGGTTGCTGCCGCTCCTCCCAGCCGTGGTGGGGCAGCTGGGCGCGTTGGAGGGGCTGCGTTGGTTGTGGTTCGTCCAGCTCGTGGTTGGCGGCACCCTCATCCCCTACATCATCTGGAACCTGGCACTCACCGTCCTCGATGCTGCCGAGACCGCGTCGTACACCTACCTCGTGCCCCTCTTCGGTGTGCTGTGGAGTTGGGCCATCCTGCGGGAGGACCTCTCCACCGTGGGTCTGGCCGGCGGGGTCGTGATCGTCATCGGGGTTGTGATGACCCAGGTCGGCGGTGCCTCGCGGTCGGCTATGACGCCGGATCCAGTTCCTGAACCAACTGGTCACGAAGCTTGA
- a CDS encoding class I adenylate-forming enzyme family protein, whose amino-acid sequence MDDVGTLTMDRLLRRNAAEVGDRDFIVIEGSRLTYAGMQARAEQVAASLRGLGVRRGDTVAVLMPNCLTFMELLFGCLHLGAVCAPINARFQRNELRHVIPDCGASVVVVHDEISPHAEHLDRLGSAFPEIAAAAASDAAEPLSVADAPSLRWVVSMDANAAAGVLGPTRFAEAAHDSANGQAADRSPDGPAMMFYTSGTTSNPKGCVLTHSALIRVGAMTAQRFEYRDGDVMYDPLPMFHTAVSQPLAAMMLVRGTFVSQVFPDPDEAMALIAREGVTQAFTAFPTITEGILDHPAYDADTTLAGLKTLFNVAPPDAQRSIQSRLRHTKLVNAFGMTETAGSATMVRVTDPDDVRLTTQGTPMDGLEVEIRGEDGTPLPAGETGEIAIRGITLFGGYHNAPEKNEASFDGRGFWLSGDLGVLTEDGQLLFKGRTKDMLKVGGENVAAIEIESHLQTHPGVKIAQVVGYPDPTYGELPAAFIEPRAGHAPSEEELIDHCVGAIASFKVPRVVRFVTEWPMSSTKVQKFKLRDQLVQELDPAS is encoded by the coding sequence GTGGACGATGTCGGCACACTCACGATGGACCGGCTGCTGCGCCGCAACGCCGCGGAGGTCGGCGACCGGGACTTCATCGTGATCGAGGGCTCGCGGCTCACCTATGCCGGGATGCAAGCGCGCGCCGAGCAGGTGGCGGCCTCGCTCCGCGGGTTGGGTGTACGCCGCGGCGACACCGTCGCGGTGCTGATGCCGAACTGCCTGACGTTCATGGAGCTGCTGTTCGGTTGCCTGCACCTGGGCGCAGTGTGCGCACCCATCAACGCCCGCTTCCAGCGCAACGAACTCCGGCACGTCATCCCCGACTGCGGCGCGTCGGTTGTGGTCGTGCACGACGAGATCTCGCCCCACGCCGAACACCTGGACCGTCTGGGGTCGGCCTTCCCCGAGATCGCGGCGGCCGCAGCCTCGGACGCGGCCGAACCGCTCTCGGTGGCCGACGCTCCCTCGCTGCGCTGGGTGGTGTCGATGGACGCCAACGCCGCTGCCGGGGTCCTCGGCCCGACCCGCTTCGCCGAGGCCGCCCACGACTCGGCCAACGGCCAGGCGGCGGACCGCTCGCCCGACGGTCCGGCGATGATGTTCTACACCTCTGGGACGACGTCGAACCCCAAGGGGTGTGTCCTGACCCACAGCGCGTTGATCCGCGTCGGGGCCATGACCGCCCAGCGGTTCGAGTACCGCGACGGTGATGTCATGTACGACCCGCTGCCCATGTTCCACACCGCCGTGTCCCAGCCGCTGGCGGCGATGATGCTGGTGAGGGGCACCTTCGTCTCGCAGGTCTTCCCCGACCCTGATGAAGCGATGGCGCTGATCGCGCGCGAGGGCGTCACTCAGGCATTCACGGCCTTTCCGACGATCACGGAGGGGATCCTGGACCATCCCGCCTACGACGCGGACACGACGCTGGCCGGCCTCAAGACCCTCTTCAACGTCGCCCCACCGGACGCACAGCGCTCCATCCAGTCGCGCCTGCGACACACCAAGTTGGTCAACGCCTTCGGCATGACCGAGACAGCCGGCTCGGCCACCATGGTCCGGGTCACCGATCCCGACGACGTCCGTCTGACGACGCAGGGCACCCCGATGGACGGGCTGGAGGTGGAGATCCGGGGTGAGGACGGGACACCACTCCCCGCCGGAGAGACGGGCGAGATCGCCATCCGCGGCATCACGCTCTTCGGCGGGTACCACAACGCGCCGGAGAAGAACGAGGCATCCTTCGACGGCCGCGGGTTCTGGCTGTCGGGTGACCTCGGAGTGCTGACGGAGGACGGGCAGCTGCTGTTCAAGGGACGGACCAAGGACATGCTGAAGGTGGGGGGCGAGAACGTGGCGGCCATCGAGATCGAGTCCCACCTGCAGACCCACCCCGGCGTCAAGATCGCGCAGGTCGTCGGCTACCCCGACCCCACCTACGGTGAACTGCCGGCGGCCTTCATCGAACCCCGGGCCGGCCATGCCCCCTCCGAGGAGGAGCTGATCGACCACTGCGTCGGGGCGATCGCGAGCTTCAAGGTCCCCCGCGTCGTCCGGTTCGTCACGGAGTGGCCCATGTCGTCGACCAAGGTCCAGAAGTTCAAGCTTCGTGACCAGTTGGTTCAGGAACTGGATCCGGCGTCATAG
- a CDS encoding molybdopterin-containing oxidoreductase family protein, with translation MREGRAHTGGADATRSYCRLCPALCGILVTTDGDRVVDVGGDPDHPLSEGYTCPKGRSLPQLHHRADRLEQPAIGRPAARVDVHWDDLLDDLADRLAGVEDTSGPDAVGMYVGTGSAFDGAGRATSRRFMRALGSRSYYSSGTVDSPCKPLVSELMAGSAAIMPHPTPSTRLTLLVGLNPVVSHGHLHAFPNPRKGLRTLREQGELWIVDPRRTASTALATHHLAPRPGTDHVWLAAVVREVLGSLDHAELRNRMTGLDQLVQAVEPIDLATAARICGVPTADLLRLVDAILAAGRIAVDSGTGLTMTAGANVAQWLLWTLAVITDSFDHPDGMWFNPGLLHSFDRITLIPTDGAPGPGPRSRPELPARVGELPAAAIAEEIESGHLRALLVYGGNLVTALPNAPRLRAALAQLEVLAVADVQPSVMTDLATHVLPVTGQLERPDLPWFDTLMPQISAQYTPAVVQPVGQRRHTWQVLAELGERLDLDVIGGLPVASATSDDVLRLMAKRSRVPFEELQSTAGPVIDPEVPYGWVRAVLPAGGWRVAPEPLVEQFAELTGRLLRREEGDGLMLAPSRRLRHLNSLLAGEATADGRTEKPEVLMHPDDLVGVGVAAGEAVEVTSEHGVVVGVAGVSDALQPGTVTMPHGFADVNVNDLTDDAEVDPLTGMPVYSGLQIHVTATGM, from the coding sequence GTGCGAGAGGGCAGGGCGCACACGGGTGGCGCTGACGCGACGCGCTCGTACTGCCGGCTCTGTCCGGCTCTCTGCGGGATCCTGGTGACGACCGACGGCGACCGCGTCGTCGATGTCGGTGGTGATCCGGATCATCCCCTGTCCGAGGGCTACACCTGCCCGAAGGGTCGGTCGCTGCCGCAGCTGCACCACCGCGCCGATCGGCTCGAGCAGCCGGCCATCGGTCGGCCCGCCGCGCGCGTCGACGTCCACTGGGACGACCTGCTGGATGACCTCGCCGACCGGCTGGCCGGCGTGGAGGACACATCGGGCCCGGACGCCGTCGGCATGTACGTGGGGACCGGCTCGGCGTTCGACGGCGCCGGCCGGGCCACCAGTCGACGATTCATGCGGGCGTTGGGGTCACGCAGCTACTACAGCTCCGGGACCGTCGACTCACCCTGCAAACCCCTGGTCAGCGAGCTGATGGCCGGCAGCGCGGCGATCATGCCGCATCCCACCCCCTCGACCCGGCTGACCCTCCTGGTGGGACTGAACCCGGTCGTGTCGCACGGCCATCTCCACGCCTTCCCGAACCCCCGCAAGGGCTTGCGGACGCTCCGAGAGCAGGGCGAGTTGTGGATCGTCGATCCACGCCGGACGGCATCCACGGCACTGGCCACGCATCACCTGGCACCACGACCGGGCACCGACCACGTCTGGCTGGCCGCGGTCGTCCGCGAGGTCTTGGGCTCGCTGGACCACGCCGAGCTCCGGAACCGGATGACCGGGCTGGACCAGCTGGTTCAAGCGGTTGAGCCCATCGACCTGGCGACCGCCGCCCGGATCTGCGGAGTCCCCACGGCGGACCTGCTGCGACTGGTCGACGCCATCCTCGCCGCCGGGCGGATTGCCGTCGATTCGGGGACCGGTCTGACGATGACCGCGGGTGCCAACGTGGCCCAGTGGCTGCTGTGGACCCTCGCCGTCATCACTGACTCCTTCGACCATCCCGACGGCATGTGGTTCAACCCCGGTCTGCTGCACAGCTTCGACCGCATCACCCTCATCCCGACCGACGGGGCACCCGGTCCCGGGCCGAGGAGTCGGCCCGAGCTGCCCGCCCGTGTGGGCGAGCTCCCCGCAGCCGCCATCGCCGAGGAGATCGAGAGCGGCCACCTGCGAGCCCTGCTCGTCTACGGCGGCAACCTCGTGACCGCCCTCCCGAACGCGCCTCGCCTTCGCGCTGCTCTCGCCCAGCTGGAGGTGCTGGCGGTCGCCGACGTCCAGCCGAGCGTCATGACCGACCTGGCGACCCACGTCCTCCCCGTGACCGGGCAGCTGGAGCGGCCGGACCTGCCGTGGTTCGACACGCTGATGCCGCAGATCAGCGCGCAGTACACGCCTGCCGTGGTCCAGCCCGTCGGGCAGCGGCGCCACACCTGGCAGGTGCTCGCGGAGCTCGGCGAGCGGCTGGACCTCGATGTGATCGGTGGCCTCCCGGTGGCGTCGGCGACCAGCGATGACGTCCTGCGGCTGATGGCCAAGCGGTCGCGCGTCCCCTTCGAGGAGCTGCAGTCGACCGCCGGTCCGGTCATCGATCCGGAGGTGCCGTACGGCTGGGTCCGGGCGGTGCTCCCAGCTGGTGGCTGGCGTGTGGCCCCCGAGCCGCTGGTCGAGCAGTTCGCGGAGCTGACCGGGCGGCTGCTCCGCCGCGAGGAGGGGGACGGGCTGATGCTCGCGCCGTCCCGGCGGCTGCGGCACCTCAACTCGCTGCTGGCGGGCGAGGCGACGGCCGACGGCCGGACGGAGAAGCCAGAGGTGCTCATGCACCCCGATGATCTGGTCGGTGTCGGTGTCGCCGCGGGAGAGGCCGTCGAGGTGACGTCGGAGCACGGTGTCGTGGTCGGGGTGGCCGGCGTCTCGGATGCGCTGCAGCCCGGCACCGTCACCATGCCGCACGGGTTCGCCGATGTGAACGTCAACGACCTGACCGACGACGCCGAGGTCGATCCCCTCACGGGTATGCCGGTGTACTCAGGCCTGCAGATCCACGTGACCGCGACGGGGATGTGA
- a CDS encoding LLM class flavin-dependent oxidoreductase, protein MTLRFGLVLPIQSIGDDIPTLVDQLRAEVQAAEAAGFDAVFLTEFHQARGGALVSPLLVGAGLLAGTSRIRFGTAVVPTPLHHPVRLAEDVVMLDHMSRGRVILGLGIGHQPPDFRLFGVDRSARVSRTEEAIAVLEQCFSGQPFSHSGEHFEVTGQVTPAPYTAPRPPIWMGAHSAPGLDRSARLADLWLCDPERHIDVVARLAEQYRARCAVHGTTPRVGLFREAWIADSAAECEAEWAPHAMQVHRLYYNVGVYLEEFEPWVTQVQSREDFTLDLLGPGRFLYGSPDEVRATVTEWVGKTGAEYLALRLRHPGGPGHDATLSAIRRFGAEVIGPLGAGVVSP, encoded by the coding sequence ATGACCCTCCGATTCGGTCTCGTGCTGCCGATCCAGTCGATCGGCGATGACATCCCGACGCTGGTCGACCAGCTGCGGGCCGAGGTCCAGGCGGCCGAGGCTGCCGGGTTCGATGCGGTCTTCCTGACCGAGTTCCACCAGGCCCGCGGCGGGGCGCTGGTCTCGCCCCTGCTCGTGGGGGCCGGGCTGTTGGCCGGTACCAGCCGCATCCGGTTCGGGACCGCGGTGGTCCCGACACCCCTCCACCATCCCGTCCGCCTCGCGGAGGACGTCGTGATGCTGGACCACATGAGCCGCGGCCGGGTGATCCTGGGTCTTGGGATCGGCCATCAACCACCCGACTTCCGGCTGTTCGGGGTCGATCGATCAGCACGGGTATCGCGGACGGAGGAGGCGATCGCGGTGCTGGAGCAGTGCTTCAGCGGCCAGCCGTTCAGCCACAGCGGCGAGCACTTCGAGGTGACGGGCCAGGTCACGCCCGCGCCGTACACCGCGCCGCGGCCGCCCATCTGGATGGGTGCACACTCGGCACCCGGGCTGGACCGGTCGGCTCGGCTGGCGGACCTGTGGCTGTGCGATCCCGAGCGGCACATCGACGTCGTGGCGAGGCTCGCTGAGCAGTATCGAGCGCGGTGTGCCGTTCACGGGACCACGCCCCGGGTGGGTCTGTTCCGCGAGGCGTGGATCGCCGACTCGGCAGCCGAGTGTGAGGCCGAGTGGGCGCCGCACGCCATGCAGGTCCACCGGCTCTACTACAACGTCGGGGTCTACTTGGAGGAGTTCGAGCCGTGGGTCACCCAGGTGCAAAGCCGAGAGGACTTCACCCTCGATCTGCTCGGGCCGGGACGGTTCCTCTACGGCTCTCCCGATGAGGTGAGGGCTACCGTGACCGAGTGGGTGGGGAAGACCGGGGCGGAGTACCTGGCGCTGCGGTTGCGGCATCCTGGCGGTCCGGGGCATGACGCCACCCTGTCGGCGATCCGGCGCTTCGGAGCAGAGGTGATCGGTCCGCTCGGGGCTGGCGTGGTGTCGCCGTGA
- a CDS encoding nuclear transport factor 2 family protein, with protein MSRRALLVGGTGPTGPHMLRGLLDRGFDVQMFHTGRHELPDQPDVPHIHGDPFSAEGIAEALGSEEYDVVIATYGRVRLLADELAGRCRQFLFVGGTPVYEGMVHPWMLDPPGLTVPVREDHQRVPATEDGRGGYGVSAIRRVEDAVFGLDAEEAFDATVFRYPTIYGPRNPHPWEWTIVARALDRRPFILVPDDGRGTHSRCGARNAAHSVLLAVDHPRAAAGKAYNVADDEVVSIKQWAQITASVAAERLGREPVPVRAFPGVVPQPGWGMIAFGYQGTPNCIVDTSAIRRDLGYADVQGVRDGLAEVVEEMLADPDSYRDHPNNVDPFDYATEDRLVAAWDGMLEELHRLAEPLAEGLATMPTPQTASGSGSSGSGSGSGSSGSGSSPLGGEPDLVGGEPDLVAVQGTGDIPLAVSGYFESINAEDWERLRLLLADDVVVRAPGVDPVRGGLGAVAYYASVLADYPEHQDQPTRFLVADDVVTVMIDYTGRTSAGVDVAFQAVDVFTVADGRIAEVQIWYDTLAVRRQVLGQ; from the coding sequence GTGAGCCGCCGTGCACTGCTGGTCGGCGGGACCGGTCCCACGGGGCCGCACATGCTCCGGGGGCTGCTGGACCGCGGGTTCGACGTGCAGATGTTCCACACCGGGCGGCACGAGCTGCCCGACCAGCCGGACGTGCCGCACATCCACGGTGATCCGTTCTCGGCGGAGGGGATCGCGGAGGCCCTGGGGTCCGAGGAGTACGACGTCGTGATCGCCACGTACGGGCGGGTGCGACTGCTGGCCGACGAGTTGGCTGGACGTTGCCGGCAATTCCTCTTCGTGGGCGGGACGCCGGTGTATGAGGGGATGGTCCACCCGTGGATGCTCGATCCGCCGGGTCTGACGGTGCCGGTCCGCGAGGACCACCAGCGGGTCCCCGCAACCGAGGACGGCCGGGGTGGGTACGGGGTGTCGGCGATCCGGCGGGTCGAGGATGCCGTGTTCGGCTTGGATGCGGAGGAGGCATTCGACGCGACGGTGTTTCGCTACCCGACGATCTACGGGCCACGCAATCCGCATCCGTGGGAGTGGACGATCGTCGCTCGGGCGCTCGACCGACGGCCCTTCATCCTGGTGCCGGACGACGGCCGGGGGACCCACTCGCGGTGTGGGGCGCGCAATGCCGCACACTCAGTGCTGCTCGCGGTGGACCACCCGAGGGCCGCTGCCGGGAAGGCCTACAACGTGGCGGACGACGAGGTCGTCAGCATCAAGCAGTGGGCCCAGATCACCGCCTCGGTCGCGGCGGAGCGGCTGGGTCGGGAACCGGTGCCGGTGCGAGCCTTCCCGGGGGTGGTCCCGCAGCCGGGCTGGGGGATGATCGCGTTCGGGTATCAGGGCACACCGAACTGCATCGTGGACACCTCGGCGATCCGGCGGGATCTGGGCTACGCCGACGTGCAGGGGGTGCGGGACGGCCTGGCCGAGGTGGTGGAGGAGATGCTGGCCGATCCGGACAGCTACCGGGACCACCCGAACAACGTGGACCCCTTCGACTACGCCACCGAGGACCGACTGGTTGCGGCGTGGGACGGGATGCTCGAGGAGTTGCACCGCCTGGCTGAGCCGCTGGCCGAGGGGCTGGCGACGATGCCGACCCCGCAGACCGCGTCGGGGTCGGGATCGTCGGGTTCGGGCTCGGGGTCCGGGTCGTCTGGCTCCGGTTCGTCACCGCTGGGTGGGGAACCTGACCTCGTGGGTGGGGAACCTGACCTTGTGGCCGTCCAGGGAACCGGTGACATCCCCCTGGCCGTGTCGGGGTACTTCGAGTCCATCAACGCCGAGGACTGGGAGCGCCTCCGTCTGCTGCTGGCCGATGACGTCGTGGTCCGAGCCCCCGGGGTCGACCCCGTCCGAGGCGGGCTGGGCGCGGTGGCGTACTACGCCTCAGTCCTCGCGGACTACCCGGAGCACCAGGACCAGCCGACCCGCTTCCTGGTCGCCGACGACGTGGTGACCGTGATGATCGACTACACCGGCCGGACCAGCGCCGGCGTCGACGTCGCCTTCCAGGCCGTCGACGTCTTCACGGTCGCCGACGGCCGGATCGCCGAGGTCCAGATCTGGTACGACACGCTGGCCGTCCGCCGACAGGTTCTCGGTCAGTAG